The Prionailurus bengalensis isolate Pbe53 chromosome D2, Fcat_Pben_1.1_paternal_pri, whole genome shotgun sequence genome window below encodes:
- the SIRT1 gene encoding NAD-dependent protein deacetylase sirtuin-1 isoform X1: MADEAALALQPGGSPSAVAAEREAASPPAGEPLRKRPRRDCPGLGRSPGEPGGAAPEREVPAATGGCPAAAAALWREAAAAGEEREAQAATAGEGDNGPGLQGLTREPPPADDFYDDDDDDDEGEEEEEAAAAAAIGYRDNLLFGDEIITNGFHSCESDEDDRASHASSSDWTPRPRIGPYTFVQQHLMIGTDPRTILKDLLPETIPPPELDDMTLWQIVINILSEPPKRKKRKDINTIEDAVKLLQECKKIIVLTGAGVSVSCGIPDFRSRDGIYARLAIDFPDLPDPQAMFDIEYFRKDPRPFFKFAKEIYPGQFQPSLCHKFIALSDKEGKLLRNYTQNIDTLEQVAGIQRIIQCHGSFATASCLICKYKVDCEAVRGDIFNQVVPRCPRCPADEPLAIMKPEIVFFGENLPEQFHRAMKYDKDEVDLLIVIGSSLKVRPVALIPSSIPHEVPQILINREPLPHLHFDVELLGDCDVIINELCHRLGGEYAKLCCNPVKLSEITEKPPRTQKELAHLSELPPTPLNISEDSSSPERTSPPDSSVIVTLLDQATKSNVNDPEVSEPRDHMEEKSQEGQNSTRNIESVTEQLGSPDSKNVDSNTGEKNERTSIAETVRKCWPARLAKEQISKRLDGNQYLFLPPNRYIFHGAEVYSDSEDDVLSSSSCGSNSDSGTCQSPSLEEHLEDESEIEEFYNGLEDDADVNERAGGTGFGVDGSDQEAVNEAISVKQEATDINYPSNKS; encoded by the exons ATGGCGGACGAGGCGGCGCTCGCCCTTCAGCCCGGCGGCTCCCCCTCGGCGGTGGCGGCCGAGAGGGAGGCCGCGTCGCCGCCCGCTGGAGAGCCACTCCGCAAGAGGCCGCGGAGAGACTGTCCAGGCCTGGGGCGGAGCCCGGGCGAGCCCGGTGGGGCGGCCCCCGAGCGTGAAGTGCCGGCGGCGACCGGAGGCTGCCccgcggcggccgcggcgctGTGGCGGGAGGCGGCAGCGGCGGGCGAGGAGCGGGAGGCCCAGGCGGCGACGGCCGGAGAAGGAGACAATGGGCCGGGCCTACAGGGCCTAACCCGGGAGCCGCCGCCGGCCGACGACTTctacgacgacgacgacgacgacgacgagggcgaagaggaggaagaggcggcggcggcggcggcgattGGGTACCGAG ATAACCTTCTGTTTGGTGATGAAATAATCACCAATGGTTTTCATTCCTGTGAAAGTGATGAGGATGATAGAGCCTCACATGCAAGTTCTAGTGACTGGACTCCAAGGCCACGTATAG GTCCATATACTTTTGTTCAGCAACATCTCATGATTGGCACAGATCCTCGAACAATTCTTAAAGATTTATTACCAGAAACAATTCCTCCACCTGAATTGGATGATATGACACTGTGGCAGATTGTTATTAATATCCTTTCAGAaccaccaaaaaggaaaaaaagaaaagatattaatACAATTGAAGATGCTGTGAAATTATTACAAGAGtgcaaaaaaataatagttctaACTGGAGCTGGG gttTCTGTTTCTTGTGGAATACCTGACTTCAGGTCAAGAGATGGTATTTATGCTCGCCTTGCAATAGACTTCCCAGACCTTCCAGACCCTCAAGCAATGTTTGATATTGAGTATTTCAGAAAAGATCCAAGACCTTTCTTCAAGTTTGCAAAG GAAATATATCCTGGACAGTTCCAACCATCTCTCTGTCACAAATTCATAGCCTTGTCAGATAAGGAAGGAAAACTGCTTCGGAACTATACTCAGAACATAGATACACTGGAACAGGTTGCAGGAATCCAAAGGATAATTCAGTGTCATG GTTCCTTTGCAACAGCCTCTTGCTTGATTTGTAAATACAAAGTAGACTGTGAAGCTGTACGAGGAGATATTTTTAATCAG GTGGTTCCTCGTTGTCCTAGGTGCCCAGCTGATGAACCACTTGCTATCATGAAGCCAGAGATTGTCTTTTTTGGTGAAAATTTACCAGAGCAGTTTCATAGAGCCATGAAGTATGACAAAGATGAAGTTGATCTCCTTATTGTTATTGGGTCTTCCCTGAAAGTAAGACCAGTAGCACTAATTCCAA gTTCCATACCCCATGAAGTGCCTCAGATACTAATAAATAGAGAACCTTTGCCTCATCTGCATTTTGATGTAGAGCTTCTTGGAGACTGTGATGTCATAATTAATGAATTATGTCATAGGTTAGGTGGTGAATATGCCAAACTTTGCTGCAACCCTGTAAAGCTTTCAGAAATTACTGAAAAACCTCCACGAACACAAAAAGAGTTGGCTCATTTGTCAGAGTTGCCACCCACACCTCTTAATATTTCAGAAGACTCAAGTTCACCAGAAAGAACTTCACCACCAGATTCTTCAGTGATTGTTACACTTTTAGACCAAGCAACTAAGAGCAATGTTAATGATCCTGAGGTGTCTGAACCAAGAGATCATATGGAAGAAAAATCACAGGAAGGACAGAATTCTACTAGGAACATTGAAAGTGTTACTGAACAGCTGGGAAGTCCGGATTCGAAGAATGTTGACTCtaatactggggaaaaaaatgaaagaacttcAATTGCTGAAACAGTGAGGAAGTGCTGGCCAGCTCGACTTGCAAAGGAGCAGATTAGCAAACGGCTTGATG GTAATCAGTATCTGTTTTTACCACCAAATCGTTATATTTTCCATGGCGCTGAGGTATATTCAGACTCTGAAGATGACGTGTTATCCTCTAGTTCTTGTGGCAGTAACAGTGATAGTGGAACATGCCAGAGTCCAAGTTTAGAAGAACACTTGGAGGATGAAAGTGAGATTGAAGAATTTTACAACGGTTTGGAAGACGATGCTGATGTTAATGAGAGAGCTGGAGGAACTGGATTTGGAGTTGATGGAAGTGATCAAGAGGCAGTTAATGAAGCTATATCCGTGAAACAGGAAGCAACAGACATTAACTATCCATCAAACAAATCATAA
- the SIRT1 gene encoding NAD-dependent protein deacetylase sirtuin-1 isoform X2 — protein MCLCSGRKTILEIYPGQFQPSLCHKFIALSDKEGKLLRNYTQNIDTLEQVAGIQRIIQCHGSFATASCLICKYKVDCEAVRGDIFNQVVPRCPRCPADEPLAIMKPEIVFFGENLPEQFHRAMKYDKDEVDLLIVIGSSLKVRPVALIPSSIPHEVPQILINREPLPHLHFDVELLGDCDVIINELCHRLGGEYAKLCCNPVKLSEITEKPPRTQKELAHLSELPPTPLNISEDSSSPERTSPPDSSVIVTLLDQATKSNVNDPEVSEPRDHMEEKSQEGQNSTRNIESVTEQLGSPDSKNVDSNTGEKNERTSIAETVRKCWPARLAKEQISKRLDGNQYLFLPPNRYIFHGAEVYSDSEDDVLSSSSCGSNSDSGTCQSPSLEEHLEDESEIEEFYNGLEDDADVNERAGGTGFGVDGSDQEAVNEAISVKQEATDINYPSNKS, from the exons ATGTGCCTGTGCAGTGGAAGGAAAACAATTTTG GAAATATATCCTGGACAGTTCCAACCATCTCTCTGTCACAAATTCATAGCCTTGTCAGATAAGGAAGGAAAACTGCTTCGGAACTATACTCAGAACATAGATACACTGGAACAGGTTGCAGGAATCCAAAGGATAATTCAGTGTCATG GTTCCTTTGCAACAGCCTCTTGCTTGATTTGTAAATACAAAGTAGACTGTGAAGCTGTACGAGGAGATATTTTTAATCAG GTGGTTCCTCGTTGTCCTAGGTGCCCAGCTGATGAACCACTTGCTATCATGAAGCCAGAGATTGTCTTTTTTGGTGAAAATTTACCAGAGCAGTTTCATAGAGCCATGAAGTATGACAAAGATGAAGTTGATCTCCTTATTGTTATTGGGTCTTCCCTGAAAGTAAGACCAGTAGCACTAATTCCAA gTTCCATACCCCATGAAGTGCCTCAGATACTAATAAATAGAGAACCTTTGCCTCATCTGCATTTTGATGTAGAGCTTCTTGGAGACTGTGATGTCATAATTAATGAATTATGTCATAGGTTAGGTGGTGAATATGCCAAACTTTGCTGCAACCCTGTAAAGCTTTCAGAAATTACTGAAAAACCTCCACGAACACAAAAAGAGTTGGCTCATTTGTCAGAGTTGCCACCCACACCTCTTAATATTTCAGAAGACTCAAGTTCACCAGAAAGAACTTCACCACCAGATTCTTCAGTGATTGTTACACTTTTAGACCAAGCAACTAAGAGCAATGTTAATGATCCTGAGGTGTCTGAACCAAGAGATCATATGGAAGAAAAATCACAGGAAGGACAGAATTCTACTAGGAACATTGAAAGTGTTACTGAACAGCTGGGAAGTCCGGATTCGAAGAATGTTGACTCtaatactggggaaaaaaatgaaagaacttcAATTGCTGAAACAGTGAGGAAGTGCTGGCCAGCTCGACTTGCAAAGGAGCAGATTAGCAAACGGCTTGATG GTAATCAGTATCTGTTTTTACCACCAAATCGTTATATTTTCCATGGCGCTGAGGTATATTCAGACTCTGAAGATGACGTGTTATCCTCTAGTTCTTGTGGCAGTAACAGTGATAGTGGAACATGCCAGAGTCCAAGTTTAGAAGAACACTTGGAGGATGAAAGTGAGATTGAAGAATTTTACAACGGTTTGGAAGACGATGCTGATGTTAATGAGAGAGCTGGAGGAACTGGATTTGGAGTTGATGGAAGTGATCAAGAGGCAGTTAATGAAGCTATATCCGTGAAACAGGAAGCAACAGACATTAACTATCCATCAAACAAATCATAA